TAAGGAACCACGATGTCCCAGACAGGAAGTGCCCATGATTCGGCCCAGGACCTCGCACCGCCGATCGCTGTCCGCCATCAGAGAGTCAGGCGTGTTTGAGATGGAAGAGTTAGTAgacctaaattaatattttatattttaatttgtaatagTAGCTGATACCCCCCATTTTGCAGCTCGTTTTACATTAAGCGACAGAcaaataattatacctataatcAATTagcataataattttaaatcatGAGGCCAAAATCCTATGAATACACACTTACCTATTATTTCTACTGCAAGATAACGGTAAACGCAAGCGTTCGGGCCACCTATACCTAGTGGTTAACTTGATGATAGCTGAAGGAACAAATGCAGCTTTCTACCATCATTTCTCTTTCTACCGTCTCATTCATAGCCAAGTGAACATTTTAATAGAATCAGAAGCTACCTTAAGTATTCAGGATGTGTTTAACCACAGCTTTACGAGTGACTTAAGCCAACCTTCTATACTCCAAATTCTTCTGTCCTCAGATATATTCCACTAAAGCGTGGCGAAGACCGCGAGGCACTGAAGGCCAAGCTTGCCATGAGCATGGAACACGGAGACGCACCGGAGCAGACGCCTCCGCCGCCACCGCGTATAGCCAAGCCCAAGCCTCAGCAGCTGCCCACGGTCAAGGATAAGAGGAATGAACGTAAGTCCTTCAGGGATTTACTTTCGAGTCTATTAAGGATATCGGCCACTAAAGCGTGACAAGATCGCGAGGCGCTTCGGGCCAGGTTAGCGATCAATATGGAGCGCCACGTATGACCAAGCCCACACCGTAAGTGGAAAGGAAACCTGATTCGGTCGGTGAGCATGTCATTCATGTCATATGATAGAGTTCAACGTGGAGCATGGAGCAGACACCTGCGCCGCCTCTACCTATGCGTATAGCCAAGCCCAAGCCTCAGCTCCCCACAGTCAACGTAAGTCATAACAAACCCAAGCCCGTAGGCTCGTCGTAGAGGATGCGAGAAATTAAGGTAATTACAGCGTCACCAGTTATcaagtattgttattttttcacACGCAATTATTTTCCAGTGCTTACCCAAATCCGCGAGCGCGCCGAGTGGCTCGCAGAAATGGAAGACCTCGGCCACGCAGCCCCCCACCGGGAAATAGTTAGCGACCAGATCGCAGAGCGGCTGCGTGCGCTTGACAGCTTGGGCATCGACAGTGCGTTCACGTCAGCACGGTCCTCTGCGCGGTCCAAGGGCTCCGGGTTCAGCATTAAGGAACAGTACGTGAAGGATAGTGCGCGATCTAAGGAGAGTGCTAAGGCGGGTAAGTAGTTTGGCTATACTCCTGCGGAACATGTGATTCTCAGTGGTTTTGCCTCATGGTATCAATGAAATTGTGACGCTCAAAAAGTTTAACTAGATAATATGGATTCCTTaaaatttatcgtatttttcaGTACATTCCAATTGCTCAACGAAATCCCAGGAGAAGCAAAAATCGTCAAGAAGCTCAGCCAAAGGTCATCCAAAGATGGAAGAGAATATCTTGGCTTACAACAATATTCCGCCCTTGCAGTACTCACCAAGGAGGAGAGTCtgagttttttaatttaatttaaacttttttttcaatCAATAGTAGTCATGTTGTGGACCATACTGGTgattccaaatttaaacattttagacCCTATAATTGAACAAATATTACTTTGGATGTAAGGTGCAGATTTCTTGATTTAGTTATATTGGTTTTGGTTTTTAcatataacaataataaaagtcAAAGTTAGTAAAAAAGCATCTTAtgaaacaaaacttattttaatcaTTATCACATCTatctaatcatcatcatcatctattACAATTGTCTTTGTTTTCTTTGAGTGTGATGCATCATTTGAATGTGATTTCCTTTTCTTGGGCACCTCTTTTTCTTCTAGTTCTGTGCCATTGTTTTCAAATTCACCTGGAGCTCGCCTATCTAATTCAAAGCTAGAATACTTTCTAACAGgcatttttataacaaattctgGGTCCTGTACTAGATCAATGTTAGAACCTTTCTTAATGTAGCTGATTGTAGAATATGCTGTGAAATGGAAGTCTTCCACAAGGTAGTTTTCTACCAACAAATAGGCAATGACATCTTCTCCCAAATTACGAGATAAGTTGGGTTCTTTGCCCTTATGCCTTAAACTTACTGGTCCTTTCAAAAACCAGGCATCAAGCAACTTTTGGGCAGTCAATTTGGTGTCTTGCTTATCAGCGTTATCAATAATGCTAGCCAAAGTTCTGCAATGTAATTCAAGATTTATTTCTTTGACATTAGAATTGGGATTTGCACAAACATCACACATTTTGTTGCAGTCTGCATTGCCCCAGTCTTCATCAAAATGATCAGCGATCAACTGCCTTCTGCATAATGTTCCATTAAGACAATATTTTACCATGCCATAGAGGTGATCTAGGCTTCCGATTGATGAGAATACCATTGTGCTAACCTTGAAAACATCCTGCAATCTATACAAAGTCACACATTCAGCTCTATTGCTGTCTCTACCCGCCCTTCCACTTTCTTGGTAATAATTCTCCATGGATTTGCTTATTGTGTGATGAATTACAAATCTGACATCTGGCTTGTCTATCCCCATTCCAAAAGCTATTGTAGCTACTATAGCTTGGTAGTGCTTATCATGCCATTTTGTGTGGACTTTAGATCTGGTGTCTGCCTCTAAGTTAGCATGGTAACAGGCAACTTTCAAACCTCTCTTTCTTAATCCCATGGCAATTTCTTCACAGTCTTTGATACTGTGTGTGTACACTATACCACTTTCTCCTTTATACCTGTATTTGATGAGTTTTTCTAGGATATTCAAGCACTCCTCCTGTGAAGTTGGTTTTTCTAGAATCTTGTAAAACAAGTTAGGCCTGTTAAAAGTAGACTTGATAACCAGGCAACCAGGAATGTTAAGGATTTTTTGGACATCAGTTAGAACATGGGCAGTTGCAGTAGCCGTTAAACCTAAAATGGGAACTTTAGGGAACATGTTAGATAATATCCCAAGGAATTTGTAGTCTGGTCTAAAATCATGTCCCCACTGGGAACAGCAATGCACCTCATCTATTGCTATCCTTTGCAATCTGCCATCTGCAAAGCATTTCTGCAAATTTGCCATAAATCTTTTGCTCTTGGCAAACCTTTCTGGTGTTACATAGAGCAGTTTAATAGGCGATTTTTTATCCTTTAGGATGTTCAAAGCGGAGTTCGATTCTTCTTTTGAAGAGGTGCTCGTAATAAGTTTTGCaggtatgtcttttttggttaaAGATCTTACCTGGTCTTCCATCAGGGATACTAGAGGAGAGCAGACCACGGTAATGCCGGGCTTGACTAGCGCCGGCAGCTGATAGCATAAACTTTTGCCGGCTCCCGTCGGCATGACGACGATTGCATGCTGCCCCGAAAGAGTACAATTTATCGCACTTAACTGATTCGGCCTAAATGATTTCAGATTGAAAATATTGTGTAGAGTGTTCTTTAAATCTTCTGACCATTCGTAGCTCTTCCCAGCCCAGTCGACGCTCGCTAAGCTCtcagatttaattttgtttattgaaTTCTTGAGCGCAGTTTTCTTTTCGTGCAGTTGCCGTTGTTGATTTTTCAATCTTGCTATTTCAGATTCAACTTTGGATAGTTCTCtgtcaacattttttatttccttCTCTAAGTCATCCACAGTCTTCATagttaaattgaaaatattgcaACTAGGTGcgaattttccttttttattctTCGGTGTGTGTTTGACAGAATTGACAGATTTGGTGTTTGACTTACCTTTTTCTTGTCTGGACAGGCTTAAGCTCAAAGCTATACTGCCTACTGCCTTTTGACTTAATAATAGCATAACACACTACTGCACCGCACCGCAACTTTGGTGCGCCGTACCCATAAGTGGGAGCGAGAAAGAGACATTTCTTTCTTGCTCACACTTATAGGTGCGGCGCACCAAGGTCACGATGCGGCGCGCTAGTGCGTTAAGTTcttgctagacggtcgccgacAAGCCCCTCGAGCCGCGTGGCCTTGGTCTGGACGGACCATGTAGACAGTTTTTTccaacaaaatttcatacaaacattaccaaGGTCAGACGGTCTGAAAGCTTGTCAGCGACCGTATAGCACACGCTTTACggaggcggcaaatttaaaaaatgtaggcgcgaagggatagaaaatttgaatttcgcgccttttctactgacaagatttgcttgaccaacttatATTATTCTTAACGAAAAATACGtggatttattaatttaaaaaaaatgtgaagaaaattatgtaacataataaactataagaTTTCCTAGTAACACAATATACGTACGTATATAAGTAGTGCGAGGTTtgttattgtaatatttaaccCAATCAAATAAGGCGTAAAGTCACTTATTTAAATAGTTTATCGTgaataaacataaattatattGTTATCTGGTTATAAGAGGATACAACGAGTCAACGACTGACGGGAACTTAAGAAAATTACGTAGCATATGATTATCCTATCAATAAATAAAGAGGAAGTGTCAATTACGGACCCTGCTATCCCATACGCGGCATTTGAATTGGTTAGCTGTTTAGTAAACATGCAagttttctttcttattttCTTTGGTTTAATGGTGTAAGTTACCTATATTTCTGTGATTTAATAACGGGCATCaacttaataaatgtattaagaGTGCTAATCAGTTTTGCAGAACTAATTGAAGAGAAAACAGCAGTTCTTATCCTCGCCAGAGGTGGATCAAAAGGCATACGTTTGAAGAATCTGCAAGCAGTAGGTGGGTCAAGTTTACTAAATCGTGCAATCCATACGGCTAAGATTGCTGGAATTCGGGATGTGACTGTATCAACGGATCATCCACTTATAGCTCTAGAAAGCATCAAAAGTAAGTAGAAATAAATAACCAATGCTGTTGTTTGTTTatgctcattttattttatttaccacttaggtataattttcaatttaacaGGTGGAGCTAGAATATTTCACAGAAGTCCAATCACAGCAACTGATTGGGCCCCATCCATTTGGGGCACACTTGAGTTTTTAAGCAGCAAACCTCATGTCGAGATACTTGTACTACTCCAAGTGACTTCGCCTTTCGTAGAGCCAACCAATTTGATAGGTGCTTTGCGAAAGTTAACCTTTCCAATTCCTTTTGATTGTATCTTTTCTGTTACAAGGTGAGGAAGTGTTTATgg
This genomic interval from Cydia strobilella chromosome 9, ilCydStro3.1, whole genome shotgun sequence contains the following:
- the LOC134744122 gene encoding UPF0193 protein EVG1 homolog — protein: MQTPDANGYVHVQWPSKSIPHGGIFHTRTVEPSVAQQQFLKVLLEESKLSIAQRQKQAWALRQVDGAKEPRCPRQEVPMIRPRTSHRRSLSAIRESGVFEMEEYIPLKRGEDREALKAKLAMSMEHGDAPEQTPPPPPRIAKPKPQQLPTVKDKRNELLTQIRERAEWLAEMEDLGHAAPHREIVSDQIAERLRALDSLGIDSAFTSARSSARSKGSGFSIKEQYVKDSARSKESAKAVHSNCSTKSQEKQKSSRSSAKGHPKMEENILAYNNIPPLQYSPRRRV
- the LOC134744121 gene encoding ATP-dependent DNA helicase Q1-like, producing MKTVDDLEKEIKNVDRELSKVESEIARLKNQQRQLHEKKTALKNSINKIKSESLASVDWAGKSYEWSEDLKNTLHNIFNLKSFRPNQLSAINCTLSGQHAIVVMPTGAGKSLCYQLPALVKPGITVVCSPLVSLMEDQVRSLTKKDIPAKLITSTSSKEESNSALNILKDKKSPIKLLYVTPERFAKSKRFMANLQKCFADGRLQRIAIDEVHCCSQWGHDFRPDYKFLGILSNMFPKVPILGLTATATAHVLTDVQKILNIPGCLVIKSTFNRPNLFYKILEKPTSQEECLNILEKLIKYRYKGESGIVYTHSIKDCEEIAMGLRKRGLKVACYHANLEADTRSKVHTKWHDKHYQAIVATIAFGMGIDKPDVRFVIHHTISKSMENYYQESGRAGRDSNRAECVTLYRLQDVFKVSTMVFSSIGSLDHLYGMVKYCLNGTLCRRQLIADHFDEDWGNADCNKMCDVCANPNSNVKEINLELHCRTLASIIDNADKQDTKLTAQKLLDAWFLKGPVSLRHKGKEPNLSRNLGEDVIAYLLVENYLVEDFHFTAYSTISYIKKGSNIDLVQDPEFVIKMPVRKYSSFELDRRAPGEFENNGTELEEKEVPKKRKSHSNDASHSKKTKTIVIDDDDD